A genomic stretch from Aedes albopictus strain Foshan chromosome 2, AalbF5, whole genome shotgun sequence includes:
- the LOC109405873 gene encoding transcription factor A, mitochondrial, translated as MQVNNLVRLFNSSRLRISSRTSLPSYQLVANFQTTTQLSDPASTGSALPEKPKRPVNAYLRFLQTVRPSLKAKNPDASPAAISKLAAVQWQMLDSAAKAKHEDEFKKEQTVWLQKNAKYLSQLTDQQREDIRQARSEKSEEKAKREHRKKLKDLGRPKRPLNGFLLYIADRKPKNLSKEENKQQLKLLAQKWAQLSDADKAPYNAQAAEALVKYREEVEKWEEKMIAGDHLDVIRRKHLILPPGSLAAKEAKTKAPK; from the exons ATGCAGGTTAATAACTTGGTGCGATTGTTCAACTCTTCGAGGCTGCGAATCAGCTCCAG AACATCTTTACCATCGTATCAGCTGGTCGCCAACTTCCAGACAACGACACAGCTGTCTGATCCGGCCAGCACCGGCTCGGCGCTTCCAGAAAAGCCAAAACGTCCCGTCAATGCTtacctaaggttcctccagaccGTTCGTCCTAGCCTGAAGGCCAAGAATCCCGACGCATCCCCGGCGGCCATTTCCAAACTGGCCGCTGTCCAGTGGCAGATGCTGGATTCGGCTGCGAAGGCGAAGCACGAGGACGAATTCAAAAAGGAGCAGACCGTCTGGCTGCAGAAGAATGCCAAGTACCTAAGTCAGCTGACCGATCAGCAGCGGGAGGATATCCGTCAG GCACGGTCGGAGAAATCGGAAGAGAAAGCCAAACGAGAGCACCGAAAGAAACTGAAAGATCTCGGAAGGCCAAAACGACCGTTGAATGGATTCCTGCTGTATATCGCCGACCGCAAACCAAAGAACCTGTCCAAGGAAGAGAACAAACAACAGCTGAAGCTATTGGCACAAAAGTGGGCCCAACTGAGCGATGCGGACAAAGCACCCTACAATGCGCAGGCAGCGGAAGCATTGGTGAAATATCGAGAGGAAGTCGAAAAGTGGGAGGAGAAGATGATAGCTGGAGATCATCTGGATGTGATTCGTCGCAAACATCTGATCCTGCCGCCGGGATCGTTAGCGGCCAAAGAGGCTAAAACGAAAGCCCCGAAATAG